From Balneola sp. MJW-20, the proteins below share one genomic window:
- a CDS encoding porin family protein, translating into MKKLLFLIPILFFTVFMTDAQAQFEIGASYEVRDESPKNGFGVRVEKGIFEKFPLVNLRMRAHFSYFSESNNISGGNVSYSTDLTSYDFGLALTGGVPIGLIEPYAGLGLGSESFDLEVKDLQGVGADIQAGDENNIYWNTFIGARVTIIPLLKPFVEYRYSNYKLSSPDLSDSQNGRIMFGVYLSF; encoded by the coding sequence ATGAAAAAACTACTATTCCTTATACCCATATTGTTCTTTACCGTCTTTATGACCGATGCACAGGCTCAGTTTGAGATCGGTGCATCCTACGAGGTCAGAGATGAATCCCCCAAGAACGGATTCGGTGTCCGTGTTGAAAAAGGGATCTTTGAAAAATTCCCTTTAGTAAATCTGAGAATGCGAGCTCATTTCAGTTACTTTTCCGAATCGAATAACATCAGCGGCGGGAATGTTTCTTATTCGACCGATCTGACAAGTTATGACTTCGGTCTTGCACTAACCGGTGGAGTACCTATCGGACTGATCGAGCCGTATGCAGGCCTGGGACTTGGTTCTGAATCGTTCGACCTGGAAGTAAAAGACCTCCAGGGAGTCGGCGCTGATATTCAGGCAGGGGATGAAAACAACATCTACTGGAATACTTTCATTGGTGCCAGAGTGACCATTATTCCGCTCCTGAAACCTTTTGTTGAGTACAGATATTCCAATTATAAACTCAGCAGTCCGGATCTTTCTGACAGCCAGAATGGTCGTATCATGTTCGGAGTTTATTTAAGTTTCTGA
- a CDS encoding bifunctional (p)ppGpp synthetase/guanosine-3',5'-bis(diphosphate) 3'-pyrophosphohydrolase, with protein sequence MDNTDEHIKYDLEGLKLNKALRQDLKSLLDLCEEYMEEYDEDAITKAFKLCYMSHEGITRASGEPYYYHPVDVAKIVVREINIDDVSVIAALLHDTVEDTDVNMDDIRNWFGDEVALIIDGVTKIEGVFKSRDAKQAEAFMKLLLSMAEDIRVVLIKFADRLHNMRTIQHLRREKQIKIATETMELYAPLAHRFGLFRIKNELEDLCFKAIDPTSYKFVARKLREKKEDREGFVHEFMRPIENELEKLSYNFEIKGRPKHIFSIYRKMQRQQKPFEEIYDLFAIRIILEDPHKKEDCWRVYSIITDWYTPIPERFRDFISVPKTNGYQSLHTTVITNKGRKVEVQIRTRRMDDIAEKGLAAHWKYKEGADGGSESLSRFISWVRDVLDNPRPDAATDFVKDFQLNLYQDEIYVFTPDGELRTLPRDATPIDFAFEIHSEIGERAMAAKVNGKMVPLRQKLKNGDQVEIITGNKINLNPDWIDDVVTHKAKSRIRQFIKQKQRKVAEEGREVWNKRAEKGKLEISDQELTKFAKVFKYEASQDLFYDIGTGIFDVNKLFKEVKKYKSTGRIDRIGERETEEFSEGEIQKKYIDAARAVGDGKSLIINGEITNVKYSYANCCNPIPGDDVIGFISRTGDIKIHRSMCNNARHLIKTESDRIVDVNWAKNIEAKFLGAVKVIGEDRVGMINDITDVLSKSLETNMKSINVNSDSGMFEGIITLYVNGISHLNKIMKRLGKVEGVKNVLRYE encoded by the coding sequence ATGGATAATACCGACGAACATATTAAATACGACCTGGAAGGACTGAAGCTTAATAAAGCTTTGCGTCAGGACCTTAAATCTTTACTCGATCTCTGTGAAGAATACATGGAGGAGTATGATGAAGATGCGATCACGAAAGCTTTCAAACTCTGCTATATGTCGCATGAGGGGATCACCCGTGCTTCCGGTGAGCCCTATTATTACCATCCGGTAGATGTAGCTAAGATCGTTGTGCGTGAGATCAATATTGATGATGTATCTGTGATCGCAGCCCTGCTGCATGATACCGTCGAGGATACGGATGTGAATATGGATGACATCCGGAACTGGTTTGGCGATGAAGTCGCTTTGATCATCGATGGGGTTACCAAGATCGAAGGAGTTTTTAAAAGCCGCGATGCCAAACAGGCGGAAGCATTTATGAAACTACTCCTTTCAATGGCGGAAGACATCCGGGTGGTTTTGATCAAGTTTGCCGATCGTCTTCATAATATGAGGACTATTCAGCATCTCAGAAGAGAAAAACAGATCAAGATCGCTACGGAAACCATGGAGTTATATGCCCCTCTTGCTCATCGTTTTGGCCTGTTCCGGATCAAGAATGAATTAGAAGACCTTTGCTTTAAGGCCATTGATCCCACTTCGTATAAATTCGTTGCCCGTAAACTTCGTGAGAAGAAGGAGGACCGGGAGGGATTTGTACACGAATTCATGAGACCGATCGAAAACGAGCTTGAAAAGCTGAGTTACAACTTTGAGATCAAAGGCAGACCTAAGCATATATTTTCGATCTACCGTAAGATGCAGCGGCAACAGAAACCCTTTGAGGAGATCTATGATCTGTTTGCGATCCGTATCATACTGGAGGACCCGCATAAAAAGGAAGACTGCTGGAGAGTTTATTCTATTATTACCGACTGGTATACCCCGATCCCCGAGCGATTCAGGGACTTTATTTCGGTTCCCAAGACCAACGGATATCAGTCGCTGCATACTACCGTAATTACAAACAAAGGCCGTAAAGTTGAAGTACAGATCAGAACGCGGCGCATGGATGATATTGCCGAAAAAGGTCTGGCCGCTCACTGGAAATACAAAGAAGGAGCAGACGGAGGATCTGAAAGTCTGAGCCGCTTTATCAGCTGGGTAAGGGATGTACTGGATAATCCCAGACCGGATGCGGCAACCGATTTCGTTAAAGATTTCCAGCTCAACCTGTACCAGGATGAGATCTACGTGTTCACCCCGGATGGTGAGCTCAGGACCCTCCCACGGGATGCCACACCCATAGATTTTGCTTTTGAGATCCACTCGGAGATCGGTGAAAGAGCGATGGCAGCTAAGGTGAACGGGAAGATGGTACCCTTAAGACAGAAACTGAAGAACGGGGACCAGGTTGAGATCATAACCGGGAATAAGATCAATCTGAACCCGGACTGGATCGACGATGTGGTAACCCATAAAGCTAAGTCCCGGATCCGCCAGTTCATCAAGCAAAAGCAGCGTAAGGTTGCTGAAGAAGGAAGGGAAGTATGGAACAAACGGGCCGAAAAAGGCAAGCTTGAGATCTCGGATCAGGAACTCACAAAGTTTGCCAAAGTCTTTAAGTATGAGGCTTCTCAGGACTTGTTCTATGATATCGGAACCGGAATATTTGATGTAAATAAACTCTTCAAAGAGGTTAAAAAATATAAGAGTACCGGCCGTATCGATCGTATTGGTGAGAGAGAAACGGAGGAATTTTCCGAAGGGGAAATACAGAAAAAATATATCGATGCTGCCCGGGCAGTTGGAGACGGTAAGTCACTGATCATCAACGGGGAGATCACAAATGTTAAATATTCCTACGCAAATTGTTGTAACCCGATCCCGGGTGATGATGTGATTGGATTTATATCCAGAACCGGGGACATAAAGATCCATCGGAGCATGTGTAACAATGCTCGCCACCTGATCAAAACGGAAAGTGACCGGATCGTGGACGTAAACTGGGCGAAAAATATCGAAGCGAAGTTCCTGGGAGCGGTTAAAGTGATCGGGGAAGATAGGGTAGGTATGATCAATGACATTACGGATGTACTGTCTAAGTCATTGGAAACAAACATGAAGAGCATCAATGTAAATTCGGACAGCGGGATGTTTGAAGGGATCATTACCCTCTATGTGAACGGAATTTCTCATCTTAACAAGATCATGAAGAGGCTGGGAAAGGTCGAGGGGGTAAAGAATGTATTACGATATGAGTAA
- a CDS encoding HU family DNA-binding protein, giving the protein MMTYTKRDVVRRVAEAMDEPMIQAEPWVDSVIVALREIMMSADTECRIEIRDFGVFEVKETKAKPKARNPKTNEVIYVPAHRKTHFKPSKLLKKFLRQPLEDVK; this is encoded by the coding sequence ATGATGACCTACACGAAACGTGATGTTGTACGTCGAGTAGCGGAAGCTATGGATGAACCAATGATCCAGGCTGAGCCATGGGTTGATTCGGTGATCGTGGCTTTACGTGAAATAATGATGTCAGCAGACACGGAATGCAGAATTGAGATCAGGGATTTCGGAGTCTTTGAAGTGAAAGAAACAAAGGCAAAACCTAAAGCAAGAAATCCAAAAACGAATGAAGTAATTTACGTTCCTGCACACCGTAAAACTCATTTCAAACCAAGCAAACTGCTGAAGAAATTCTTAAGGCAGCCTCTGGAAGACGTAAAATAA
- the ruvX gene encoding Holliday junction resolvase RuvX, which translates to MQDYSRLVGIDVGTKRIGVARTDLLQTIASPVGTFSPDDILAELKALVEDSKIEKFIVGWPLNPNGEEGRATDMVDEFIKKILSKHFPDIPVVRIDERYTSNKALDLMLEAGVPKQKRKEKGRRDRIAAAIILQNYLDSQDNYGNSTHRNI; encoded by the coding sequence TTGCAGGATTATTCAAGACTGGTAGGAATTGATGTCGGCACCAAACGAATCGGGGTGGCGCGGACCGATCTGTTACAAACCATTGCAAGTCCTGTTGGTACCTTCTCACCGGACGATATTCTGGCAGAATTAAAGGCATTAGTTGAGGATTCTAAGATTGAAAAATTTATCGTAGGATGGCCTCTCAATCCGAATGGAGAGGAGGGCCGTGCTACCGATATGGTAGATGAATTCATTAAGAAAATACTCTCCAAACATTTTCCCGATATTCCCGTTGTCAGAATTGATGAACGATATACCTCTAATAAGGCTTTAGACTTAATGTTGGAAGCAGGCGTGCCAAAGCAAAAAAGGAAGGAAAAAGGCCGCCGAGACAGAATCGCAGCAGCGATCATCCTTCAAAATTATTTAGACTCCCAAGATAATTATGGCAATTCTACCCATCGTAACATATAA
- the def gene encoding peptide deformylase: MAILPIVTYNDPILRETTNEVEENSDELQELIDNMLETMYNSDGVGLAAPQVGEKHRLFVMDSDPMLEEDDVKYGPMVFINPVILEKKGNKVPMDEGCLSIPEVSDKVFRPETITIEYFDRDFNKMRLEANGWTSRIIQHEYDHLDGVLFIDYLSTFKRRMHKKELEAINSGEKKVKYPVAAKD; encoded by the coding sequence ATGGCAATTCTACCCATCGTAACATATAACGATCCAATTCTTCGTGAGACAACTAACGAAGTGGAAGAAAATTCCGATGAGCTCCAGGAGCTCATAGATAATATGTTGGAGACCATGTATAATTCGGACGGCGTTGGGCTCGCAGCTCCCCAGGTAGGTGAAAAGCACCGGCTTTTTGTAATGGACTCGGACCCGATGCTCGAAGAGGATGATGTAAAATACGGCCCCATGGTCTTCATCAATCCTGTGATATTGGAAAAGAAAGGAAATAAAGTTCCGATGGATGAAGGCTGTCTGAGCATTCCGGAAGTTTCGGATAAAGTATTCCGACCGGAAACCATTACGATCGAATATTTTGACCGTGATTTCAACAAAATGAGATTAGAAGCCAACGGGTGGACCTCAAGGATCATTCAGCATGAATATGACCATCTGGACGGGGTATTATTCATCGACTACCTGAGTACTTTCAAGCGTCGAATGCACAAGAAAGAACTGGAAGCCATTAACTCAGGCGAGAAGAAAGTTAAGTATCCTGTTGCAGCCAAAGACTAA
- the fmt gene encoding methionyl-tRNA formyltransferase, with the protein MKIVFMGSPDFAIPSLEKLVDSQHEILAVVSNPDKRRGRGSSTSPTPLKAKALELGLPTIDVEDLRSAEFEESLQNLNADLFVVVAFRILPVNILEIPKIGSVNLHASLLPKYRGAAPIHHAVMEGETETGCTIFFLDEKVDTGNIILQAKTPIGENETTGEVYNRLKKEGSELLLEAVDLIANGEPPLNPQDDTLATPAPKIFRDDCRIDFDQKAKKVHNKIRGLSPFPTAWTTWNGKKFNIYRSKLGPGVQADPGEILIKEGKLLVACKDGSVELIEVQLPGTKVMSAEDFMNGHEVEETVFI; encoded by the coding sequence ATGAAGATCGTTTTCATGGGCTCTCCGGATTTTGCGATCCCCAGTCTTGAGAAATTAGTTGACTCACAGCATGAGATCTTAGCGGTCGTAAGCAACCCGGACAAAAGAAGAGGCCGGGGTTCATCCACTTCTCCGACGCCTCTTAAAGCAAAAGCCCTGGAACTGGGGCTGCCGACTATTGATGTGGAAGACCTTAGGTCCGCTGAATTTGAAGAATCACTGCAAAACCTGAATGCAGATCTTTTTGTGGTGGTCGCATTCCGCATACTCCCCGTAAATATCCTGGAAATTCCGAAGATCGGTTCCGTAAACCTACATGCTTCTTTATTGCCTAAATACCGGGGTGCAGCTCCGATTCATCACGCAGTCATGGAAGGGGAGACTGAAACGGGTTGTACGATATTCTTTCTGGATGAGAAGGTAGATACGGGTAACATTATCCTTCAGGCTAAGACGCCGATAGGAGAAAATGAAACAACGGGTGAAGTGTATAATCGTCTTAAAAAGGAAGGCAGTGAGCTATTACTGGAAGCAGTGGACCTGATTGCCAACGGAGAACCTCCCCTAAACCCTCAGGATGATACCCTGGCAACACCTGCTCCCAAGATCTTCAGGGATGATTGCCGGATCGATTTCGATCAAAAAGCTAAGAAGGTTCATAACAAGATCAGAGGACTGAGTCCATTTCCAACAGCCTGGACTACCTGGAATGGAAAAAAATTCAATATCTACCGGTCAAAGCTGGGTCCCGGGGTGCAGGCAGATCCAGGAGAAATACTGATCAAAGAAGGGAAGTTGCTGGTGGCCTGTAAGGACGGAAGTGTGGAATTAATCGAGGTACAGCTACCGGGCACTAAAGTGATGAGTGCAGAAGACTTCATGAACGGCCACGAGGTAGAAGAGACGGTTTTTATATAG